In the Ursus arctos isolate Adak ecotype North America unplaced genomic scaffold, UrsArc2.0 scaffold_5, whole genome shotgun sequence genome, one interval contains:
- the DHFR gene encoding dihydrofolate reductase, giving the protein MVRTLNCIAAVSQNMGIGKNGDLPWPPLRNEFKFFQRMTTTSSVEGKQNLVIMGRKTWFSIPEKNRPLKDRINLVLSRDLKEPPQGAHFLGKSLDDALKLIEQPELANKVDMVWIVGGSSVYKEAMNKPGHLRLFVTRIMQEFESDTFFPEIDLDKYKLLPEYPGVPSDVQEEKGIKYKFEVYEKND; this is encoded by the exons ATGGTTCGTACGCTAAACTGCATAGCCgctgtgtcccagaacatgggcATCGGCAAGAACGGGGACCTGCCCTGGCCCCCGCTCAG GAATGAATTCAAGTTTTTCCAAAGAATGACCACAACCTCCTCAGTAGAAG GGAAACAGAATTTGGTGATTATGGGTAGGAAGACATGGTTCTCTATTCCTGAGAAGAATCGACCTTTAAAGGACAGAATTAATTTAGTTCTCAGCAGAGACCTCAA GGAACCTCCACAAGGAGCTCATTTTCTTGGCAAAAGTCTGGATGATGCCTTAAAACTTATTGAGCAACCAGAATTAGCAAATAAAGTGGACATGGTTTGGATAGTGGGAGGCAGTTCTGTTTATAAG GAAGCCATGAACAAACCAGGCCATCTTAGACTATTTGTGACAAGGATTATGCAGGAATTTGAAAGTGAcacattttttccagaaattgATTTGGACAAATACAAACTTCTGCCAGA atacCCAGGTGTTCCTTCTGATGTCCAGGAGGAGAAAGGCATTAAGTACAAATTTGAAGTATATGAGAAGAACGATTAA